A single genomic interval of Zingiber officinale cultivar Zhangliang chromosome 4A, Zo_v1.1, whole genome shotgun sequence harbors:
- the LOC121972042 gene encoding cytochrome P450 71A1-like: protein MALRLGRLPTVVVSSPEGAQEVLKTRDLVFASRPDSSLADRLFYRSQEMAFSKYGEPWRQMRRIGVLHLLSQKQVHSFRKVREEEAAALVARIRAAAGGPVNLSDMIIDFTSNLICRVALGRTYADAKGGGSQIRELFGEFMEIMGLFPVRDYIPWLAWIDWLSGLDGRARKIGLKLDALLEKVIAEHQRRKLTVNIAADDMDLVDILLSLGDQDDAAASSSSTNISLTMDNIKGIILDMVAAGTDSSKSTLEWAMAELIRHPEEMAKVQEEIRRVVGPRGEEIREEDLEGMEQLKAVLKETLRLHPPGPLLLPREAMETTELQGYHIPKGTRVIVNGWAIARDPALWDKAEEFLPERFLGDSGAGALDFKGSDFRYLPFGAGRRGCPGIGFSMVALEVVLASLLYYFDWEMPDGMSSDEMEMDEVFGLIMQKKSSLILQGKPFKA from the exons ATGGCCCTCCGCTTGGGCCGCCTCCCCACCGTCGTCGTCTCCTCGCCGGAGGGCGCCCAAGAGGTCTTGAAGACCCGCGACCTCGTCTTCGCCAGCCGCCCGGACTCGAGCCTCGCCGACCGACTCTTCTACCGCTCGCAGGAGATGGCCTTCAGCAAGTACGGCGAGCCGTGGCGCCAAATGCGGCGCATCGGCGTCCTCCACCTCCTCAGCCAGAAGCAGGTGCACTCCTTCCGAAAGGTCCGCGAGGAGGAGGCCGCCGCCCTCGTCGCCAGGATCCGCGCCGCCGCCGGAGGTCCGGTGAACTTGAGCGACATGATCATCGACTTCACGAGCAACCTCATCTGCAGGGTGGCGCTGGGCCGGACGTACGCCGACGCCAAGGGCGGCGGCAGCCAGATCCGGGAGCTCTTCGGGGAGTTCATGGAGATCATGGGCCTGTTCCCGGTGCGCGACTACATCCCCTGGCtggcctggatcgattggctgagtGGCCTGGACGGCAGAGCGAGGAAGATCGGGCTGAAGCTCGACGCTCTGCTCGAGAAAGTCATAGCTGAGCATCAACGGCGGAAGCTCACCGTCAATATCGCCGCCGACGACATGGATCTGGTCGACATCTTGCTCTCTTTGGGCGATCAAGACGACGCCGCcgcctcttcttcttccaccaaCATTTCGCTCACCATGGACAACATCAAAGGCATCATCTTG GACATGGTCGCTGCAGGAACTGACTCATCAAAATCAACGCTAGAATGGGCAATGGCAGAGCTAATCCGGCACCCCGAAGAAATGGCAAAAGTGCAAGAGGAGATCCGGCGAGTCGTCGGACCCAGaggagaagaaataagagaagaggaCTTAGAAGGGATGGAGCAATTGAAGGCGGTGCTCAAGGAGACACTCCGTTTGCACCCCCCAGGTCCTCTGTTGCTCCCTCGAGAAGCCATGGAGACCACCGAGCTCCAGGGCTACCACATCCCCAAGGGCACGAGGGTGATCGTCAATGGCTGGGCGATCGCAAGAGATCCTGCTTTGTGGGACAAGGCCGAGGAGTTCCTGCCGGAGAGGTTCCTGGGCGATTCCGGTGCCGGTGCTCTCGACTTCAAGGGGAGCGACTTCAGGTACCTGCCGTTCGGAGCAGGGCGGAGAGGCTGCCCGGGCATCGGGTTCTCCATGGTCGCTCTGGAGGTTGTCCTCGCGAGCTTGTTGTACTATTTCGACTGGGAGATGCCCGACGGGATGAGCTCCGACGAGATGGAGATGGATGAGGTGTTTGGGCTCATCATGCAAAAGAAATCGAGTCTGATTCTACAAGGAAAGCCCTTCAAAGCCTAG
- the LOC121973006 gene encoding cytochrome P450 71A24-like — MPCVRDIVSQKDIERYVMDLSARPSDYLARLRLLRLFGSEPHHSLQALAKKYNPVILLHLGKTLDRYRHLLASDLSFASRSNSSIADRFFYHSQEVGFGKYGEPWRQMRRIAMLHLLSQRQALAFRKVRELEGAVVLIAKICVAAGLVNLSDMIIDFTSILIYRRSAILVNSAILYNNRV; from the exons ATGCCTTGTGTCCGCGACATtgtctcccaaaaggatattgagAGATACGTCATGGATCTCTCCGCTCGGCCGAGCGACTACCTCGCTCGGCTGCGACTCCTCCGTTTG TTCGGCTCCGAACCCCATCACTCCCTACAAGCACTCGCTAAGAAGTACAACCCTGTCATACTCCTCCACTTAGGTAAGACCCTCGATCGTTATCGTCATCTCCTCGCCAGCGACCTCTCCTTCGCGTCCCGCTCGAACTCGAGCATCGCCGATCGATTCTTCTACCACTCGCAGGAGGTTGGCTTCGGTAAGTACGGCGAGCCGTGGCGCCAGATGAGGCGCATCGCCATGCTCCACCTCCTCAGCCAGAGGCAGGCGCTCGCCTTCCGCAAGGTCCGCGAGTTGGAGGGGGCTGTTGTCCTCATCGCCAAGATCTGCGTTGCCGCTGGCCTAGTGAACCTAAGCGACATGATCATTGACTTCACGAGCATCCTCATCTACAGGCGCTCAGCTATATTAG TCAACTCTGCCATATTGTACAATAACAGAGTATGA